From the Chitinophaga lutea genome, the window ATGAAGCGGATGAAGTTGCGGGGATGGATGTATAAAAAGGCGATGGTCACCAGTACCGTATTCAGCACACTGATGCGGGAAAAATCGCGGAAAGGCCGGAAATGCGATACCCGCTCTTCCGCCGGCGGATAATACACCTGCACGGGCACCCATTCTATTTTAATGCCGCGCCATGAGCTTTTCACCAGCACTTCGATCTCGAATTCGTATTTGGTGCAGATGAACCACATCTTTTTCATGGCATGCAGCGGGTACAGGCGGTAACCGCTTTGCGTGTCGGGGCCCTTCAGCCCGGTTTCCACGTAAAACCAGAAGTTGGAGAACTTGTTGGCGAAGGTGTTCTTACCCGGCATGTTCTCCTGCTGCAGGTTGCGCGCGCCGATGAGGATGGCCCTCGGCTTTTCCCTTACCTTATCGAAAAACGCCGGAAGATCGCTGGCGTAGTGCTGTCCGTCCGCATCGATGGTGATCACGTAATCGTAGCCGTGCGCCATGGCGTATTTGAAACCTCTGCGCAGGGCGATGCCCTTGCCGCGGTTGGGTTGATAGGCCAGCACGTTCACCTGCGGGAACTCCGCCAGCACCTGCGCCGTATGGTCGGTAGCGCCGTCGTTCACCACGATCACATGGCTGGTATAGGCTAACACATTCCGCAACACTTCGCCGAGGGTGCCGGCGTTGTTGTAAGTAGGTACCATCACACAGATTTTCTGCGTGCTGCACTGCGAATCGTATGGAGCGGTCTGCATCATTTATTTAAAAAGCCCCTGGAATTTCAGGAACACCGTAGCGTCGTGTTTGATAACGGCGTTGGCTTTGACACCTTCTTCCGTTGTTTCGTATTTGATCTCAACGGTCACCTGCGGCGTCTGGCGCGGGTCGATCATGTTGAGGAACTTCATATTGGCGGCTTTTTTTACCAGCAGGTTCCGGCCCGTAACGCCGCTCAGCAGCTCCTGGATGGTTTGCATCATACAAACGCCCGGCACCACCGGCTGGTCGGGGAAATGGCCCTTAAAAATGGCATGGTCGCCATTCCAGGCAATGGTGGTGTGCACCACCTGCGCTTCAGGCTGCTGTTGTGCGATGACGGTATAAAATTTTCCTGCTAACATTATTTGTACACGCGTTGTGATGAAATATTGAATTTTACTTTTTTGTGCTGCACGAGGATACTGTCCGGCAAACCGTTCTTATAGTTCGTCATGAACACTTCCACCACCGGTTTGCGCCCGCCGTTCTCCACCCGCACCAGCTCCCGGCAGTCCATTGTGGTGATGTAATAAATATCGCCTTTCTGCAGTGGATAGGCCGTGTAGCGGTATCGCCCGTCGGTGAAAAACGTGGCGGTGGCGGTATCCTGGCGCATCAGTATCATCCCGAGATCTTTCCGCAGGGTTTTCACCACGGCTTTTTTATCCATTTTCGGCAACACGTAGTGTTTGGTGAAACGGCCGTCTTTCCCGAACTCGAAATCGAAAAACTTGATGCCGGTTTCCGTGAGGAACACCACGCGCATGCTGCCGTTATCCATCGGTTTGAACAGCAGCAGGCCGGAAAAGTGATGTTTCAGCACATCCACCTGCGTATTGTAGAGCACCGTGCTGTCGAACCGCGGGCGGAACGGAGCGATGCAATCCGCATTCCCTTCCGTGCGCTGCAGGGAACGGTAGGCGGAGCCGCAGGAGGCCAGCAGGCACAGCAACGCCGGCAAAAGGCTATTTAAGCGCAAACAGTTCATCGGGTATGGCTACGTTCGTTTCCTTCTGCACGAAACTGATCACGGTATCGTCGCCGGACCGCTCATGCATGGTGATTTTCACAACAGACAGGTCTTTTTTATCCACCAGCAGGTCTATCGACGCAAAAAAATCTTTCATGCCTTTGGCCACCGGCGTCATCTGCAGCAGGTACGACTGCGGGCTCTCCAGCACCTTGGCCGAAAAGTCCTTATTCCCCAGCACATTCCCCTGCACGCAGTCGGCGGTGATTTTGCTGATCTGTTCGAACAGTTTATTGCCGCTGGCCGATATATTTTTATCCGTGCGCGCATCCTTGATACGGAAGTTTTTCCCGTTGATCACCATCAGGTAATACGTGGGGGATGCATATTCCATGCGCACCTTATTTTCTTTTTTGAACCAGAACTTCCCTTTGCTCACCACCTTTTCAGACAGCATGCTCAGGTGTTTTTCCTGTACAAAATCGCTTTTGATCGTCTGGGTCTGCTGCGCGGCTTTTGCGAACTGCTGTTTGAACAGCTCCACATTCGCCACAGGCGTAAAACCCTTTTGCGCCGCGGCCTGCAGCGCCCATACCAGACAACATCCTAATAACATCCATCTACGCATAAGCCGGTATTTTTAATAATTCATCGAGCCGCTTCAACACGTACCCTTCCCGCTTCAGCTGTTTGATGAGGGCGGGCAGGATTTTGGCCGTGGCGGCGGCGGTATCGTGAAAGAGGAAAATATCGCCGGGCGATATTTTGCGGGTCACTCTTTCGAATAATTGATCTTCTTCTTTGATAACGGTATCGAGCGAGCGGATGCTCCAGCCTACGGGCGTGAACCCGCCGGCCTTCACCGCACGCGCCAGCATGGGATTGGTAACCCCATAGGGAGGCCGGAACAGCAGGGGTTTAACACCCGCAGCGGCTTCGATGGCATCGTTGGCTTTTTGCAGTTCCTGCTTCATTTTCGAAGTGGGCAACAGGTCGAACAGCGTCTGGTGCGCATAACTGTGGTTACCGATCAGGTGGCCTTCTTCATGCGCGCGCCGCACCAGTCCGGGCGCCTCCGCCACGCGGTTGCCTATGAAAAAGAATGCGGCAGGCACCTGCTGCGCTTTCAGAATGTCGAGTATCTCCGCGGTGCCGCCGTTCACCGGCCCGTCGTCGAAACTGAGCGCTACCGCTTTTTCGCCGCCGGCGCCTTTGCACAGCACGTTCATGTAATAGTTGGAACCGACGTTGATGGCGCCCCAGGCATCGAGGCCGAGTTTGGCCAGCAGCACGGCGGGAAAGGCCAGCCAGAAATTCACACCGAGCAGCACCAGTGCCGCCATTACGGCGATAGCAACATATGTGACCACCCAGTGTTTCAGCATGCCTTCAACAGTATTAAAGCGTGATGGGTAGTATGCTGGTGATTCCAGATGAGTATCGTACGGGGTTGCTCCGGCGCTTCGCCTTTGAACATGGCCGCAGCAGGCACCTGCCCGTTTTGCAGGGCTTTCACGGCCATCCACAGACCGAATGCCGCAGCGGTAGGATATTCGCCGCAGAAGTGTTTGAACGCCGCCACGGGCTGCTGCGGGAACAGCTGCTGTTCGATGACGCCGTAATACGCATCGCCTTTCGCATCGCCGTTCCTCCCTGTTATCAGCAGGTCGATATCGGCCGGCTTCAGGCCGTGGCGTTGCAGGAAACGCTGGATGTGCATGGCAGTTTCATCGGCGGAGGAGGGTTTGTACAACATCTCCACCCCTGCCAGCTCCGCTTTGGACTGTTCGTTTTTTTCCGCGCCCAGCACAAAAAAAGCGGCGCCTTCGCCGGCCATCGTACCGGGCGTGCCGGAATGCAGTAATGCGGCCGTACTTGTATTTTTATACAACCCGAACCGCGATAAAATGCTGTGGGAATAATCGGTGATCTCGTCCACCGCGCCGGCGAGAATTTTACGCGAAGGGTCTTCGTGCAGGAACAGCAGGCTGTCCTGCAAAGCGTTCTCCAGCGAAAAAGCGCCGTGCACGAACGTATTGTTATAGGCATGGCAGCCGAGCATGAGCGCGATCTGCCCGCCAACGGTGTTATGGGTGCTTTGAATGAAGGCGGTGGGGGTAAGCATGTCTTCCCGCTGCGTCACCAGTTTGTTCAGGAACACGCCAGTATCGGCAAGGCAGCCGTAGGCGGTGCCCATGATGATGGCGTCCGGCAGGGTGATGCCGGCATCCTGCAGGCTGATATGCGAAGCGCCTACGCCCATTTTGATCACCCGGCCCATACGGCGGATCTGCTTGATGTCGATCCACTGTTTGTAATCCGGGTCGGCAACGGGCAGGCGGTTCCCTTCGTATTCCCGTATGCCGGTGGGGAATGCGTTGCTATCCTGTGCGGATATACTGCCGGTGCCCTGTATATATGCTTTCATCATTTTATTTCGAAAAAACCAGGCTTGAACAATTACCGCCGAACCCGAACGAATTCGACATCACATGCCGCAGCGCCTGCCCGCGGGAAAAAGTGGTTTCGGGCGTAAACGCCAGTTCCTTCATCGGGGTGGTGAATTGTGCGTTCGGATAAATGAGGCCGGCATGCAGGGCGTACGCGGCAAATACCGCTTCTATGCCGCCGCTGGCGCCCAATGTATGTCCGGTAAAACTCTTTGTGGAGCTCACGGGCGGAAACGCCGGTGCGAACAACCGCGCGATGGCAAGGCCTTCGGAGCTGTCGTTGTTTTGCGTGCCGGTGCCGTGCAGGTTGATATAACCGATATCGCCCGGTTCCAGCCCCGCCATGTCCAGCGCGCCTTTCATGGCCATAAAATTGCCGGTGCCTTCGGGCGAAGAGGCGGTTTGATGGTACGCGTCGTTGGCGTTCGCAAAACCGCTCAGTTTGCACCAGGGTTTGATCTGCGCCGCCAGCCGGTCGGATACCAGTACCACGTAACCCGCGCCCTCGCCCAGGTTGAGGCCGGTGCGGGTATCGTCGAACGGCCGGCACTTCTGCTGGTCGAGTATCATCAGGGTATTGAAACCGTTAAGCGTAAACCGCGTCAGCGAATCGGTGCCGCCGGCGATCACCACATCGAGCATGCCGCTGCGGATCATGCGCGCGCCGTACATCAGCGCGTTGGCGCCGGAAGAACAGGCCGTGCTGATAGTGCTTACGTGATGACGGATGCCCAATGCATCGGCCACCAGTTCCGTGATGCTGCCGCATTCGTGGTGCACCACTTCGCGGAGACGGCCGCCGGCCGCATTTTCGAGGAAAGCCTCCATAAAATGCTCCGTTTTGTCCATCCCCCCTACCGTATTGGCCGATACCAGGCCTGCGCGGTAGCTGCTGATGTCGCCCAGCCCGGAACTGTCCCACGCGGCTTTGGCGGCAATCATGCTCAGCAGCGCCGTACGGCTCCAGTGAGCAGGCATGCCCGCCATGGCGGCGAGCGTTGCATTGTCTGCCTTTACTTCCACCACGGGAAAGGTGTTCGCATGTACGGACTGCAAATGCTGCATCGTGCCCATGCCCGGCTGCATTTTTTCAAATGCCTCCAGGCACGCGGCCAGGTCCATCCCGATGCCGCAGATCAATTCTCCGCCTGCTATCCACACCTGTTCACTCATCCCTGCCTGCTTTTTTCAGCGGTGATATATTCCGCCATGGTGCGAACGGAATAAAAAATATTCGGGCCGTCTTCCGGGTTGGCGATCCGGATGTTGTGATATTGCTGCAACAACACGATCAGCTCCAGCGCATCGATCGAATCGAGACCCAGGCCTTCTTTGAACAAAGGCTGGTCGTTCCCGATATCTTCCGGTTTTACTTCCTGCAAATTCAACTGCTGAATGATCTGGGCTTTCAGATCTGCCATCAACTTTTCCATATATATTATCTGTACAATTTTTCTGTTTCTTCGGCCGTAAACGGCACTGCCGCACCGCGCGGCTGTTTCTCCACCAGGTACAGCGCGGCTTCGTAGCCGTCGTGGTACTGCTCCACCCAACCGCATACCGCCGCCTGTATGATGCCCGCATCGAGCAGCTGCCGCACGTAACCGGCGATGAAAGGGATGTCGAACGTTTCGGTAATGAAAAACGCGTTTTCGCCCTTGAATTTGTGGCGTATGCTGATCTCCCCGATCACGATGTTGGGAAGGGTGTATACGAACAAAGCGGGACTGGCGATCTCCTTCACCGTATCGAAATACTTTTCGTCGGTATCGAGGCTGCCGCTGGTATTGGCGAGTATCACGCCGGTATCTTCCGGTGCGTACGCTTCCATCGGCACGTCCTGCAGCAAAATTTCGGTGGCGGCCCAGCCCAGTTTGCTGAGCAGGTCCATCTTGTGGAACTTGGGGTACTGCCCGCTGAAGCGGTCGTACAGGCTGCGGAGAAACTCCGGGAGGCCTTCCCCTGTTCCTTCGAATATGCGCGCACCGTTTTTCACCACCGTTTGCCGGCGGATGATGCAGGAGGATGTGATATAGGCGTTTGCGTTACTCAAGCCGGTGAATTTAATTTTTCCGTCAGTTCAATCAGCCGCGCCAGGCGCTTCAGCGCGTCCTCATGGTTCTCTACATAAGGATTGCCCTGATCCCACACATACCCTGCCAAAACGGAACAGATCTGCCGCTTGATCACCGGGTCGGGGTTCTTGCTGAAGAAGATGGTATCGAGCGTACCTTCATACCAGGCCAGTACGTACGAACGGAACACGTTCACGCCCTGCATGGTGGGTACCATATAATCTTTTTCCCAGTCTACCTGCCCGCCCTGCAGCTTTTTGATCACCAGGTGCGCAGCGGTTTGTGCAGACACGGTGGCCAATGTTACGCCGGAGGAGAAAATCGGGTCGAGGAACTCGGTCACGTTGCCGGTGAGCACAAAACCATCGCCGTAGAATTTGTCGGTGGTGGCGGACCAGGCTTCGAGCACTCTCGGCTCGAACGCAAAGTCGACGCCCCGGAAACGCTCGCGGGTATGGGGCTCGGCTTCGAGCATGGCGCGGAACTGTTCTTCACGCGTACCGCTATACTGGTCGTGGTAGGTATGGTCGCCCACAAAACCTACGGACGTGATGCCGGTGGAAAAAGGAATGATCCAGATCCACACGCCTTTCTGATGCACCACGGCCGTGATGCGGTTGGGCTCGTCGGCCATGGAACGGCGCACGTCGTGCGTATGGGCGAACAGCGCCTTGCGCGGCTGCAGCACGGAAGGTTTATCGAGGCCGAACAGCTTCGGGATAACCCGGCCATAGCCGCTGCCGTCTACTATAAAACGGGCTTCGATCTGTTTTTTGTTGCCGTGGATATCTTCCACGGTAGTCACAGAATCGGAGCCGAAGAATTTGATATCGGTGACGGTTGTTTCATATTCAACCGGTACGCCCATTTTTTCCACCGTGTCGGCCAGCGTTTTGTCGAAGTCCGCGCGGGGTACCTGCCAGGTCCAGGTCCAGCCGGGCGTATGCTGGTCTTCAAAGGTGAAGTCGCAGATTTTGCCGTCTTTGACGAACTTGGCGCCGAATTTTTTCTGGAATCCTTTTTCGGCAACGGCATCAATGAATCCGGCTTCCGTAAGGGCGTCCATACAACGCGGCAGGAGGCTCTCCCCGATCACGAACCGCGGAAATTTCAGCTTCTCCACGATCTTGACGGAGTAACCGGCTTTGTTGATAATGGATGCGGCCACGGTTCCTGACGGGCCTGCGCCGATAACGAGTACATCCACCTTTTCAGTTTGCATAAGATTTGGGATTTGAATGAACAACTATGCTTTCACGCATCTTAATAAAGTATAACTCAGCCCCACGTCGTTGTTCTCGAGCACTACCTCGAGGCCGGCGGCGCGGATGCAGTTGAAAAAGTCGTCGGTATGGTACATCTGGCTGTTGCCGTTGGCGATGGCGGTGAAGTACAGCGACGTCTGCTGGAGGCAGAAGGCGGCCGACTTGAACTGCTGTTTGTTCCAGAACGGTTCCAGGATGAAGATGCTGCCCCCTTCGTTGAGCGCTTCGCGGCAACGGCGCAGGATGCTGATGATCTCCGCTTCCGAGAAACAGTCGAGGAACTGGCTCATCCAGATCACATCATATCCCTGCGCGAAAGGCTGGCTTTCGTCGAGGATGTTGGTGATATAAAAATCGATACGGTCTTCCAGGCCGGCTTCCGCGATATTTTTCTTTGCCACGTTTACCTGCGCGGGCAGGTCCACGATGGTCACATGTACGTCTTCGTTGTAGCGTGCGCAGGCCATCGACCATTTGCCGGTGTTGCCGCCGATGTCGAGCAGTTTTTTGGGCTTTTGTTCGAACACGATCGGGAGCACCGCCGGGAAGGCGAGGTCGGAATAATAGTGGTCGAAGTTGAACCAGCTGGTGCGCGCCGGCTCGGGCAGCAGGGAAAGGCCGGGATAGATGGTTTCCCATTCGCCGAGCTCCTTCAGGCCGAGGGGCTTGCCTTCGGTCAGACTGTCCTGCAGGTGGTACATGGCCTTGTAACATACGTCCGCTGAAAAGTCCATATTGATACGGGTGAGCGTATCGTTGAGGATGAAGAACCCGGTTTTGGTGAGGGTATATCTTTTATCGTTGATGATCAGCATTTCGAGGCCCAGCCCGGCTTCCAGCAGTACCCTGGCGGAATAGCGGGAGAGTTTCACTTTTTCGAGGATGTCTTCGATGGTGACACCCTGCGTACCGCTGTCCGCCACTACTTTCAGAATGCCCAGGTCGCGCAGGGCTTTGGAAGCCTGGAAGGCGATGGGGGCAAATGCCAGCCAGAGGGCCTGTTCCTTGGCCTGCAGGGCGGTTTTCGTTTCCTTGGTAAAAAAGTTCATGTTGCGGTATGCGTTTTTTTAAATGATTTACAATGTCACTTTGCTGAACACCATGGCCGCATTACACCCGCCGAAACCGGAAGTGGTTTTGAGGTAATGCTCCATGGGGCGGTGCAGGGGCAGGCCGCTCACCTGTAAAGGGAGGCTGGTGCCGGACTGCTGGAAACCGGCTGTGCCGGGTACCACGTTGCCGTACATGCTGTGCATGCCGGCGATGGCTTCAATGAGGCCGGCCGCACCGAGGGTGTGGCCGTAATGACCTTTGAAACTGTTGACCGGCACATTTTCCAGGCCGGCCAGGTGGAAAGCTTTGGCTTCCATTTCATCGTTGTACAGGGTGGCGGTGCCGTGCGCCGAAACGAAGCCGATGTCGGCCGGTTGCAGCCCGCTGTTGCCGACGGCTTTGCGGATGGCGCCCGCCAGTTCCTCCCCGGTGCGGGAAGGGCCTGAAATATGATTGGCATCGTTGCTGGACGCCCCTTCGCCAAGGCGGGTAACGGTTCCTGCAAGCAATGTTTTATCCTTGGTTAAAATGACCGTGCCTGCGGCTTCCCCGAGCGTAACACCCTTGCGGGCGGCATCGAAGGGGCGGCAGGGCTCGTCGCTGACAGCCTGGAACGACTGGAAGCCGGACAGCACGAACGGCGTGAACACGTCAGCGCCCGTCACCACGGCATGATCGTACCGGCCGGAGCGGATAAGGCGCTGGCCGATGAGGATGGCCAGCAGGCCGGAAATACAGGCGTTGCTGATCACCAGGGGTTTGTTTGCGGCGCCGAAAAAGGCGGCGACTTTCGCGGCCGTATCGTACAGGCGAAGGGTTTCCAGGTGCCCCTCTTCCAGTAAAGCGATATTGCCTTTGGTGGTGGAAACGATCAGTGCGGTACGCTCGTTTTGCAGGCTGATGCCGGTTTGCGACAACGCGTCCTGCATGCTCAGTATCAGCAGCTGCTCAAAACGGGTACTGGCCTGCAGTTGTGCCGCCGCTGCAAGCGGCGCCAGCAATTCGTCCGGTATCACCGCCCCGAAGTATCCTCCCGGCTGGCGGCTGATGCCCGTTACGCCGTTGCGCACCTGCCCGAAGTTCGAGCGGGAAGTGGCCCCCAGCGGCGATATGATGTTATCTGCAGCTACAAAAACGTCCATCATTCCACACCCCACTGTTTTTTCCACTCCGCAAAAAATGCGGGAATGGTCAGTTGTAACATTGATGCCTCCTTGTCCAGAAACACCTGCACGGAACTACCGGTGCACACCACTTCGCCCGTTGCCTTGTTGTACAGGGTGTAGTCGAAACAGATCTTGGCGGCCTCGGTATTCATATATTTTGTTTCGATCACCACCGTATCACCGTACCGCAGCGGCCGCTTGTAATTGCAGCTCACATTCACCACCGGCACCGTGTAACCGTAATCGAAAATATCCAGATAACGCAACCTGTATCTAGCGCCGAAGGATTCACGCCCGTCTTCGAAATACCGGACATAGTGGCCGTGCCATACGATGCCCAGGGGATCTGCTTCATTAAACCGGATGACTACTTCCGCACGGTCGCTCAATACAGGTTGCATGTATATTTTTAAATGATTGAAAATTATCCGCCGTAAGTGGATTTCCACTCTTTGTACTTCTTCTTCTTGATCTCGTCGATCATCTTCTTGATGCCGGTGAGGTATACGTTGGTATAACCGAAGCCCATGCCCAGGCCACCTTCCACACGGTCGGTGAACAGCACTTTTTTGGCTTTCATGTCCACCAGGGTCACGAAACCGGATACTTCTTTTTTCGTTTTGTTGAAACCGTCCATTACGATCAGGATGCCGATGCCGGTTTTACCTTCGAAGTCGAAACCTTTTACGAGGGCGGTCACGTCTTCGGGTTTCATGGACTGGTAGTCGTCGGAGTCGTCAGACTTCACCTTGTCCGCATCGATCTTGGCGTTGCGTTTGTTCACGGGGCCGAGCGCCGTGCCTACTTCCTCCCTGTCGAAAGCTTCGGCGATGTCGAATTTTTTCGATTCGTTCACCACTTTCTGATTGATGTTGGGGTAGTGATTATCCACTATTTCGTCCACCTTGGCGGCCGCATCCCCAATAATACGGGCTTTGGTAAAGTCCAGGCCCAGGTAGGTGAGTTTTACCGATTTGTCGAACACATCTTTCGCTGATTGCGCACTGGCAGCCGAAACGCTCATTACCAGAGCCAGCAGGGGCATTACGATTTTCTTCATTTTCATTGTTATTTAGTTTGGGATACAAAAATTTTCATATCGCATTGCGCCAGCAGCCTTCCCTCCTGCTTCACGCTGCCGTGCACCACGGTGGCGTTGAACACTTCGTGTTCGATCACGATTTCCGTTTCGAGGCTGGTACCCGCCTGCGGCAGTTCGATCACCTCCAGGTTCTGGATGGCGCCGATGAACCCCAGGGGCACGGGTACGTTTTGCTGTCTGGCCAGGTAACCGACACGGGCCGCCGCGGTCTGGGCGATGTTTTCCACCAGCCCGGGCGCCTGCAGCAGGCCGCCTTCTACAAACACATTATCCGCAGCGATATCGAAACCGGTGCGGATATTTTTCTCCCCTGCTTCGAGCAGGCGACTGATCATCACAATGGGCGGGCGCTGGGGGATGTATTCCGTAATGTCTTCTTTGTTGATCATATTATGTTATGCGTGTCAGTCCTTGGACCAAAAATCGTAATAATTAAACCATTGCAGCGGGTATTGCTTCACTTTTTCTTCCATCACCTGCACAAAGTCGCCCATCGCCTGTTCCAGCCCGCCCTGCTTGGCGCCGGGGTACGTTTTCGGCGGCGTCCCGTATAAATGATAATGGGTGGCGGTTTCCTTGAATGCGAATACAAACGAAACCGGCACCCTGAATGTTGCGGCCAGCAGGAAAGGCCCCATCGGAAAACGGGCCGCTTCTCCCAGGAAAGGCATCTCCATCGTTTTGTTGCCTTCCAGGAAACGGTCCGCGTGCATGCACACCAGTTCCCGCTTGCTCAGCGCATCGTGGATGGCGTAAATATGCGATAAATCGTCCTTTAAAACAATGACATTTACATGCCTTCCGCCCGTTACCCCGGCCAGGTAACTTTTGATACGCTCATGCTCCCCGTCGAACATCACGATGTTGATACGGGTGTTCAGCCGGGTGAACAGGTGGCCGGCCACCTCCCAGTTGCCCAGGTGAGCGCTCAGCATGATGCCCCCATGCTGGCCGGATACCAGCTGATGGAGGTTTTCCTCGCCGTCGAACTCGAAAGTGAAACGGTTCGGAAGGTTGGCCATCACCACAATCTTGTCTATGAGCGTTTGCCCGAACACGTAATAGTTGCGGTACACGTTGCATAGCGCCTGAAAGCGGCTCTGGCGTATCTTATAACGAAAATACTGATAAATGGACCGGGATGAGCGATAGGAGAAAAGGCAGTAGTAACATGCAACAAATCCCAGGAGAAAATAAGCCGGCCGCACTCCTCCATATCGCAATACACCAATAAAGATCCGATACCCCAGCTTATTTCCTTTGGACTTACCCTGCCAGGAAGGCATTATACCAACTCTTTTTGTTTAACACGGGCAATTACGTAATCATAGAAATCCTGGAAGGTAACAATACCCTGGAAGTCTTCAGGCTTCACTTTGAACCCGAAATTACTTTCAATGGCCACCACCAGGTCTATATAGTCCAGGCTATCCAGCTCCAGGGTAGCCTTGAGGTCTGCCCCGGGGGTTATGCTTTCCGGAGCAACTTCAAATTCCTCCGCCAGAAAAGCGTTCGTTTTTTTGATAATGTCGTTAATTTCCATAAAAAGTGTGTTCCAGATATAGGTTGATTCAACAATTCAGCATTTCCCGTTCTCTGCGTTTATGGGGCGTGCTCCGGCAAAATTATACAAAATCCCTTACAGGACGTTCATATAAGGATTTACTGCCATTTCCGCACCACGAGGGAGGAGTTTGTACCTCCAAAACCAAAAGAATTAGACAAAAATATATTAAAATTTTTATTAATTGTATTGGTAACGATATTTAATTTGGCGGAATCCTCGTCGGGGTTCTCAAAATTAATGTTGGGGGCAATGAAATCGTGCTGCATCATCAGCATGGAATACACGATTTCGCTGGCGCCGGCCATCCAGCATTCGTGCCCGGTCATGCTTTTGGTGGAGCTCACGGGGGTATGCGAACTGCCGAACACCGCATCGATGGCCCTGGCCTCGCTGGCGTCGCCGGCGGGGGTGGAAGTGGCGTGGGCATTGATGTAGCCGATGTCTTTGGCCTGCAGGCCGGATTCTCTCAGCGCCATTTCGAGGGAGCGCATGGGGCCCTCCACGCTGGGGTTGCTGATATGGGCGCCGTTGCTGGAAAACCCGTATCCCAGCACTTCGCCGAGAATGGGCGCGCCGCGGCGCTGGGCGGATTCGAGGCTTTCGAGGATAACGGTGGCCGCCCCGCCGCTGGGCACCAGCCCGTCGCGGTCACGGTCGAACGGGCGCGACGCTTTGGCGGGCTCGTTTTCCCGCACGGAAAAGGCGGCAATGGCGTCGAAATTGCCCATCGCGTATTTATTCACTTCCTGCGCGCCGCCGCAGATCACGGCATCCTGTAAACCATTGCGGATAAACATATAGCCGAGGCCGATGGCATGGCTGCCGCTGGCACAGGCGGCGCTCACGCTGAAATTGACGCCTTTGAGCTTGAAAATCGTGGCCAGGTTCATGTTCACGGTGGAGTTCATGGTCTGGAACACGGAGCCGGAGCCCACCAGCATGGTATCGTGCTTTTCAC encodes:
- a CDS encoding NAD(P)/FAD-dependent oxidoreductase gives rise to the protein MQTEKVDVLVIGAGPSGTVAASIINKAGYSVKIVEKLKFPRFVIGESLLPRCMDALTEAGFIDAVAEKGFQKKFGAKFVKDGKICDFTFEDQHTPGWTWTWQVPRADFDKTLADTVEKMGVPVEYETTVTDIKFFGSDSVTTVEDIHGNKKQIEARFIVDGSGYGRVIPKLFGLDKPSVLQPRKALFAHTHDVRRSMADEPNRITAVVHQKGVWIWIIPFSTGITSVGFVGDHTYHDQYSGTREEQFRAMLEAEPHTRERFRGVDFAFEPRVLEAWSATTDKFYGDGFVLTGNVTEFLDPIFSSGVTLATVSAQTAAHLVIKKLQGGQVDWEKDYMVPTMQGVNVFRSYVLAWYEGTLDTIFFSKNPDPVIKRQICSVLAGYVWDQGNPYVENHEDALKRLARLIELTEKLNSPA
- a CDS encoding SAM-dependent methyltransferase is translated as MNFFTKETKTALQAKEQALWLAFAPIAFQASKALRDLGILKVVADSGTQGVTIEDILEKVKLSRYSARVLLEAGLGLEMLIINDKRYTLTKTGFFILNDTLTRINMDFSADVCYKAMYHLQDSLTEGKPLGLKELGEWETIYPGLSLLPEPARTSWFNFDHYYSDLAFPAVLPIVFEQKPKKLLDIGGNTGKWSMACARYNEDVHVTIVDLPAQVNVAKKNIAEAGLEDRIDFYITNILDESQPFAQGYDVIWMSQFLDCFSEAEIISILRRCREALNEGGSIFILEPFWNKQQFKSAAFCLQQTSLYFTAIANGNSQMYHTDDFFNCIRAAGLEVVLENNDVGLSYTLLRCVKA
- a CDS encoding beta-ketoacyl-[acyl-carrier-protein] synthase family protein translates to MMDVFVAADNIISPLGATSRSNFGQVRNGVTGISRQPGGYFGAVIPDELLAPLAAAAQLQASTRFEQLLILSMQDALSQTGISLQNERTALIVSTTKGNIALLEEGHLETLRLYDTAAKVAAFFGAANKPLVISNACISGLLAILIGQRLIRSGRYDHAVVTGADVFTPFVLSGFQSFQAVSDEPCRPFDAARKGVTLGEAAGTVILTKDKTLLAGTVTRLGEGASSNDANHISGPSRTGEELAGAIRKAVGNSGLQPADIGFVSAHGTATLYNDEMEAKAFHLAGLENVPVNSFKGHYGHTLGAAGLIEAIAGMHSMYGNVVPGTAGFQQSGTSLPLQVSGLPLHRPMEHYLKTTSGFGGCNAAMVFSKVTL
- a CDS encoding acyl-CoA thioesterase gives rise to the protein MQPVLSDRAEVVIRFNEADPLGIVWHGHYVRYFEDGRESFGARYRLRYLDIFDYGYTVPVVNVSCNYKRPLRYGDTVVIETKYMNTEAAKICFDYTLYNKATGEVVCTGSSVQVFLDKEASMLQLTIPAFFAEWKKQWGVE
- a CDS encoding 3-hydroxyacyl-ACP dehydratase, coding for MINKEDITEYIPQRPPIVMISRLLEAGEKNIRTGFDIAADNVFVEGGLLQAPGLVENIAQTAAARVGYLARQQNVPVPLGFIGAIQNLEVIELPQAGTSLETEIVIEHEVFNATVVHGSVKQEGRLLAQCDMKIFVSQTK
- a CDS encoding LpxL/LpxP family acyltransferase — encoded protein: MYRNYYVFGQTLIDKIVVMANLPNRFTFEFDGEENLHQLVSGQHGGIMLSAHLGNWEVAGHLFTRLNTRINIVMFDGEHERIKSYLAGVTGGRHVNVIVLKDDLSHIYAIHDALSKRELVCMHADRFLEGNKTMEMPFLGEAARFPMGPFLLAATFRVPVSFVFAFKETATHYHLYGTPPKTYPGAKQGGLEQAMGDFVQVMEEKVKQYPLQWFNYYDFWSKD
- a CDS encoding phosphopantetheine-binding protein → MEINDIIKKTNAFLAEEFEVAPESITPGADLKATLELDSLDYIDLVVAIESNFGFKVKPEDFQGIVTFQDFYDYVIARVKQKELV
- a CDS encoding beta-ketoacyl-[acyl-carrier-protein] synthase family protein produces the protein MNRVVITGIGIYSCIGKDLEEVRESLFRGRSGIVLDAERKDFGYRSGLTGALPRPELKGLLDRRARLMMPEQAEYAYMSTREALANAKMDQDYLDSREVGLLFGNDSSAKPTIEATDIIREKHDTMLVGSGSVFQTMNSTVNMNLATIFKLKGVNFSVSAACASGSHAIGLGYMFIRNGLQDAVICGGAQEVNKYAMGNFDAIAAFSVRENEPAKASRPFDRDRDGLVPSGGAATVILESLESAQRRGAPILGEVLGYGFSSNGAHISNPSVEGPMRSLEMALRESGLQAKDIGYINAHATSTPAGDASEARAIDAVFGSSHTPVSSTKSMTGHECWMAGASEIVYSMLMMQHDFIAPNINFENPDEDSAKLNIVTNTINKNFNIFLSNSFGFGGTNSSLVVRKWQ